A window of the Bdellovibrio sp. ZAP7 genome harbors these coding sequences:
- the lspA gene encoding signal peptidase II: protein MNKKYIWLAAIAGFLVALDQVTKLYIHTHFHLGESVVVIPNFFNFTYVRNFGAAFGFLAESHPSFRELFFLSMPPIALIIIMGILRGVKNEDTKQIVALSSIFGGAIGNYIDRIRFRYVIDFLDFHIYGKWSWPAFNIADMAIVGGVGLLLLLMFLENSKKKESEKGA, encoded by the coding sequence ATGAACAAAAAATACATCTGGCTGGCAGCGATTGCAGGCTTTTTGGTCGCCTTAGACCAAGTAACGAAACTCTATATTCACACACACTTTCACCTGGGTGAATCTGTTGTTGTGATCCCAAACTTCTTTAATTTTACTTACGTTAGAAACTTTGGTGCGGCGTTTGGATTTTTGGCAGAAAGCCATCCTTCCTTCCGCGAGTTGTTCTTTCTAAGTATGCCACCTATCGCATTGATCATCATCATGGGTATCTTGCGCGGGGTGAAAAACGAAGACACGAAACAAATCGTCGCTCTTTCCAGCATCTTTGGTGGTGCGATCGGGAATTATATCGACCGCATCCGCTTCCGCTATGTGATCGACTTCCTGGACTTCCATATCTATGGAAAGTGGAGCTGGCCTGCGTTCAATATCGCTGACATGGCGATCGTGGGCGGAGTGGGACTCCTACTTCTGTTAATGTTCCTGGAAAACAGCAAAAAGAAAGAATCAGAAAAAGGCGCTTAA
- a CDS encoding response regulator transcription factor, whose product MKKSVQNLLLIEDDSRLRDVLHQELEERDFVVQSFAELPNLDRVNPPDGVLLDLRVGNDNGLDFIKLLTAKFPGARIVMMSGFGSVASAVKSMQLGAENFLAKPVTPDMIVRAFTEEQVSEAPKDESEISLARMEREYIDYVLNTSNGNITQAAKKLGLHRQSLQRKLRKNIPNK is encoded by the coding sequence ATGAAAAAAAGCGTTCAAAATCTTTTACTGATCGAAGACGACTCTCGCTTAAGAGATGTTCTGCATCAGGAGCTGGAAGAGCGCGATTTCGTCGTGCAAAGTTTTGCAGAACTTCCTAACTTGGACCGCGTGAATCCACCGGATGGAGTTTTGCTGGATCTGCGTGTTGGTAATGACAATGGTTTAGATTTTATTAAGCTGCTAACGGCAAAATTTCCTGGCGCTCGCATCGTGATGATGAGTGGCTTTGGATCGGTGGCTTCTGCGGTAAAATCCATGCAGCTGGGGGCCGAAAACTTTCTGGCAAAACCTGTGACACCAGATATGATTGTTCGTGCTTTTACCGAGGAGCAGGTTTCTGAGGCTCCTAAAGATGAATCCGAGATCTCTTTGGCGCGTATGGAGCGGGAGTATATTGATTACGTTTTGAATACTTCGAATGGAAATATCACTCAGGCCGCAAAAAAATTGGGACTTCACAGGCAGAGCCTGCAACGCAAGCTCCGCAAGAACATTCCCAATAAATAA
- a CDS encoding ATP-binding cassette domain-containing protein, with translation MKKLLSVSNLCALSKSGTKLSPAVNFELHAGDILFLRGENGAGKSTILKTLLKLHAYYSGKFDFAVKNEEIEYLPQLGNLNFHLPLTLADMLGEATSSPLLAGLDLNKKWNTASGGERQKILFSAALAKKPKVLILDEPFNHVDKDAGLLLEQGLLQFLNENPESALILVSHRSLTQNHARMRFLEIQ, from the coding sequence ATGAAAAAGCTTTTAAGCGTTTCTAATCTCTGCGCCTTAAGTAAATCAGGCACGAAACTTTCCCCTGCGGTGAATTTTGAACTTCACGCGGGGGATATTCTTTTCCTGCGCGGTGAAAATGGCGCCGGAAAAAGCACGATTTTGAAAACGCTGTTAAAGCTGCATGCTTATTATTCCGGCAAATTTGATTTTGCCGTTAAGAATGAAGAAATCGAATACCTGCCACAGCTGGGAAATTTAAATTTCCATCTACCTCTTACTTTGGCGGACATGCTGGGCGAAGCGACGTCGTCTCCCTTGCTGGCCGGCCTTGATCTGAATAAAAAATGGAACACAGCCAGTGGTGGTGAACGTCAGAAGATATTGTTTTCTGCGGCTTTGGCGAAAAAGCCCAAGGTTCTGATTTTGGATGAGCCCTTTAATCACGTCGATAAAGATGCAGGCCTTTTACTGGAACAAGGACTGCTGCAATTCTTAAACGAAAATCCGGAAAGTGCACTGATCCTGGTGTCTCACCGTTCATTGACTCAAAACCACGCTCGCATGCGCTTCCTGGAGATTCAATGA
- a CDS encoding metal ABC transporter substrate-binding protein, translated as MNKLISILLLFVSVNAFAKIKVVATLPDVAEIVKAIGQDNVEVSSLLSGGTDPHFADARPDYILKVNRADVVCSVGLDLEIGWLPKVLEKAANAKVQSGGAGFCELGNAIKPLEIPTGVINRSLGDVHPHGNPHFTLDPLKVAESGAEVVRVLSAVDAANAAVYQKNYDAFKKQMETLHSQLKAKVKKVKVMEYHKEFTYFFNSYGLDSAGSLEEKPGMPPSATRIAQVAQAAKTNKVQVLFATASAPHQTLERFTELSGIPVVTVPSYVQSSGDAKTIEALQNLLVKSIP; from the coding sequence ATGAATAAGTTGATTTCTATTCTTCTGCTTTTCGTTTCCGTGAATGCCTTTGCAAAAATCAAAGTCGTGGCCACTTTGCCTGATGTCGCCGAAATTGTGAAAGCGATTGGACAGGATAATGTCGAGGTTTCGTCTTTGCTTTCCGGTGGGACAGATCCGCACTTTGCAGATGCTCGCCCGGATTATATTTTGAAAGTAAATCGCGCGGATGTGGTTTGCTCCGTGGGCCTTGATTTAGAAATCGGTTGGTTGCCAAAAGTTTTAGAAAAAGCCGCCAATGCCAAAGTTCAATCTGGTGGCGCGGGCTTTTGTGAACTGGGGAATGCAATCAAGCCTTTGGAAATTCCCACGGGCGTGATCAATCGTTCGTTAGGCGACGTACACCCACACGGAAATCCGCATTTCACTTTGGATCCGCTGAAAGTCGCAGAATCCGGCGCTGAAGTGGTCCGCGTGCTTTCCGCGGTCGACGCAGCAAATGCAGCTGTCTATCAGAAAAATTATGATGCATTCAAAAAGCAAATGGAGACTTTGCACTCTCAGCTGAAAGCGAAAGTTAAAAAAGTAAAAGTGATGGAGTACCACAAGGAATTTACGTACTTCTTTAATTCCTATGGTTTGGATTCGGCTGGTTCTTTGGAGGAAAAACCTGGAATGCCGCCTTCCGCGACTCGCATTGCTCAGGTGGCCCAAGCTGCCAAAACGAACAAAGTCCAAGTTTTGTTCGCGACAGCTTCTGCTCCCCATCAAACATTGGAGCGTTTCACGGAGCTTTCAGGAATTCCTGTTGTTACTGTGCCTTCCTATGTTCAATCATCAGGTGACGCAAAGACCATTGAGGCTTTGCAAAACTTGTTGGTAAAATCTATTCCATGA
- a CDS encoding sigma-54 dependent transcriptional regulator — protein MLKVLVVDDDQGLRLSVKTALTSNQRFDVDEAFDGINAMEKIKAGTTKYDLVILDVDMPRLNGLETLRAIKEYDSGIIVMVMTAHATLNDAVQAVKDGAYNYLSKPVAGDELLALIDKAVNAHNLISNIAFSAPVMVEEGRKIIGHTSQMQKVFNIIHRLAKVDTPVLIRGASGTGKELVAKAIHFNSARKDEKFVAINCSAIPENLFESELFGHEKGSFTGADQRKIGKFQFAEGGTLFLDEVGDMPQLMQVKILRVLQEKLFTPVGSNREFASNVRIIAATNRPLEDMIKAGTFREDLFYRLNVVPIFLPALQERKDDLEHMINIFIKKFNQAQGKRINGITPDAMAVLKKHSWPGNIRELENVIEHAFVLETSNLITLASLPEALLIATGTNLIDLSPFETAQNVASAGIVKAAKAHVSLGEDDENAGSDIDSEDLEGEEIVPYSGENLDFNAQKEAFEKEFIIKALKTFRGRINQTALHANIPKKTLLRKIEKYGIIAKDYAN, from the coding sequence ATGCTTAAGGTTTTGGTAGTAGACGACGATCAAGGGTTGAGACTTTCAGTTAAGACAGCCCTTACATCCAACCAACGTTTTGACGTCGACGAAGCATTCGATGGCATCAACGCCATGGAAAAAATTAAAGCCGGTACGACTAAGTACGACCTTGTTATTCTTGACGTCGACATGCCTCGCTTAAACGGCCTGGAAACTCTTCGCGCTATCAAAGAATACGACTCTGGTATCATCGTGATGGTGATGACCGCGCATGCCACTTTGAACGATGCTGTTCAAGCCGTTAAAGACGGTGCTTACAATTATCTTTCCAAACCAGTTGCGGGTGATGAACTATTAGCTTTGATCGATAAAGCCGTGAACGCTCACAACTTGATTTCCAATATCGCATTCTCTGCCCCTGTGATGGTTGAAGAAGGTCGCAAGATCATCGGTCACACATCCCAAATGCAGAAAGTATTTAACATCATCCACCGCCTTGCCAAAGTGGACACTCCGGTTTTGATCCGTGGTGCCTCCGGTACAGGTAAAGAGTTGGTCGCAAAAGCGATCCATTTCAACTCGGCTCGCAAAGACGAAAAGTTCGTGGCGATCAACTGTTCTGCAATTCCAGAGAACTTGTTTGAATCTGAATTATTTGGTCACGAAAAAGGCTCGTTCACTGGCGCTGATCAACGTAAAATCGGTAAATTCCAATTCGCTGAGGGTGGCACTTTGTTCTTGGACGAAGTCGGTGACATGCCTCAATTGATGCAAGTTAAAATCTTGCGCGTTCTTCAGGAAAAACTATTCACTCCTGTGGGCTCGAACCGCGAATTCGCCAGCAACGTACGTATCATTGCTGCGACAAACCGTCCTTTGGAGGACATGATCAAAGCCGGAACTTTCCGTGAAGACTTGTTCTATCGCCTGAACGTCGTACCTATATTCTTGCCAGCTCTTCAAGAGCGTAAAGATGATCTTGAGCACATGATCAACATCTTCATCAAGAAGTTCAATCAAGCTCAAGGCAAACGCATCAATGGTATTACTCCGGATGCGATGGCGGTTCTTAAAAAACATTCTTGGCCAGGAAACATCCGTGAGCTTGAGAACGTGATTGAACATGCTTTCGTTCTGGAAACGAGCAACTTGATCACTTTGGCATCTTTGCCAGAGGCTTTGTTGATCGCAACAGGTACTAACTTGATCGATCTTTCACCGTTTGAAACGGCTCAGAACGTGGCTTCTGCTGGCATCGTTAAAGCAGCAAAAGCGCATGTGAGTTTGGGTGAAGACGATGAAAATGCTGGAAGTGATATCGACTCTGAAGACCTTGAAGGTGAAGAGATTGTTCCTTACTCTGGCGAGAATCTTGATTTCAACGCGCAAAAAGAAGCGTTCGAAAAAGAGTTTATCATCAAGGCACTAAAAACTTTCCGTGGTCGCATCAATCAAACAGCGCTTCACGCGAACATTCCGAAAAAAACTTTGCTACGCAAAATTGAAAAATACGGAATTATCGCCAAAGACTACGCAAACTAA
- a CDS encoding sensor histidine kinase, whose product MSPSLDYEKPMLSSVVKSFWPDTSLIQGIVRFRWIAIIFMMVGTVPLLESGYLLKEQLFYFMAVVALLAVFNGLTQGIWSKTSAAKEQSLLFVQLLVDLLAVAGLLFVSGSAANPFIAVLTLHAFLGGMLLRNKRSLLFAVILLGLLAILQSETNKDLAVTLNVDRKEMAFHFLFQWVVVVGAWFVARLFSVLLEKQEERIRSLQNRQHRADRLKSLGALAAGFSHEMATPLNSLKLRLDRGVRKLGDPVAAHAEIQQAQLSLDECISIFQKMVGVFATSADGDLQKLNVHSVLQDIVQSWEADNKITLKKEWAPGELFCRLQPLSFAQTVFDLLDNAKEASVSASEISLRVYQNAGEIVIEVVDAGSGVASEIIERLGEPFNTNKQNGNGLGVYSAMMTAQSMGGEFSLRNNNPGKGATARLSIPYEESK is encoded by the coding sequence GTGTCTCCCTCTCTGGACTATGAAAAGCCCATGTTATCCTCTGTCGTTAAATCATTTTGGCCCGACACATCCTTGATTCAGGGAATCGTGCGTTTCCGATGGATCGCGATCATTTTCATGATGGTCGGCACCGTTCCTCTTTTGGAGTCTGGATACTTATTAAAAGAGCAGCTCTTTTATTTTATGGCCGTGGTGGCATTGCTCGCGGTTTTCAATGGTCTGACTCAAGGTATCTGGAGCAAAACTTCCGCCGCGAAAGAGCAGTCGTTATTATTTGTTCAGCTGTTGGTGGATTTGCTCGCAGTGGCGGGACTTTTATTTGTCAGTGGATCTGCGGCGAATCCATTTATCGCTGTTCTGACTTTGCACGCTTTTTTGGGAGGGATGCTTCTTAGAAATAAGCGCAGTCTTTTATTTGCCGTGATTCTTTTGGGCCTACTGGCAATCTTGCAAAGCGAGACGAACAAAGACCTTGCTGTGACGTTGAATGTGGATCGCAAAGAAATGGCTTTCCATTTTCTTTTTCAATGGGTCGTTGTGGTTGGTGCTTGGTTTGTCGCGCGTTTGTTTTCCGTTTTATTGGAAAAACAGGAAGAGCGCATTCGCAGTTTGCAAAACCGCCAACACCGCGCCGATCGTCTGAAATCTTTGGGAGCTTTGGCAGCAGGGTTCTCCCACGAAATGGCGACACCGCTGAATTCCCTGAAACTTCGCCTTGATCGTGGCGTTCGCAAGCTGGGTGATCCCGTCGCAGCCCACGCTGAAATTCAACAAGCCCAGTTGTCATTGGATGAGTGTATTTCAATCTTTCAAAAAATGGTGGGCGTCTTTGCCACATCCGCTGATGGTGATTTGCAAAAGCTCAATGTTCATTCTGTATTGCAAGACATCGTTCAGTCCTGGGAAGCCGATAATAAAATCACTTTGAAAAAAGAATGGGCTCCGGGGGAACTATTTTGCCGTCTTCAGCCGCTATCCTTCGCCCAAACAGTCTTCGATCTTTTGGATAATGCTAAAGAAGCTTCGGTGTCGGCCTCGGAAATTTCCTTGCGTGTATATCAAAATGCCGGGGAGATCGTGATCGAAGTGGTCGATGCAGGCTCCGGTGTGGCTTCAGAAATTATCGAACGCTTGGGTGAGCCGTTTAATACAAACAAACAAAACGGTAACGGCTTGGGGGTTTACTCGGCCATGATGACGGCGCAGTCCATGGGCGGCGAATTTAGCCTTCGTAATAACAATCCCGGCAAAGGAGCGACGGCACGTCTGTCGATTCCTTACGAGGAGTCGAAATGA